In Gemmata obscuriglobus, a single genomic region encodes these proteins:
- a CDS encoding type II secretion system protein GspD — MFQDKKWNWKRVAANLLLVPVLTGGTVAIVQAQFGKDRADAPKMPAMGAPARTGGAPAASGDPKQLLKDGRKALADGRFADARDLAQAAEAHNPGGKWGLFDDTPAALRKDIESGQAKANRAQSEQLVKQAKATAAKPAANDAERAYNLDLAIQMAKKADQLHGPYSSWDLGDRADKLVKELQTARAKYKVAPAGGTAVAGAQPAGAGAAAARPAGTGALPPVTSAAYTPAGGADAGKKQTATKLLAEGRALADKGDFMAAKAKFAEADRVGASFDAKEFSPGFALQDLNARGTAAIDQLVRDAQAASAQKDFAKANAALTNATAVAATLGLFPKPIVEAKQALWVASNGQFGMAAPGGTVAAGGPEYLVPAGPVGDTAPAVPPGTATVYGGKPAAPGGAATGRQLLDQAAYEFKQGQYDTAHRLAVQAHNLGGVQDEARALLNSIDSEKLAGKKREAVATMANAKAAFANKEYKQTFNVLVLVDGNLLTADLKADRDRMMTACKAELDKGNKLDSGVALASGVQPPDVGAPAAEPLPGGVSPAPTNPPGTARVGSDSAGSADALKKVQFQKLRSDGLKVQSDAQAAFGRGETDLAMQMLVDYSNRVRASGLDTSSAALLLRPVDARLDTFRLLKSRTDAEARQEKDKRDAKERIVGRGIAEEERKKEVAQLVRRSNELMKKGTPEGYEGAEKLALQAKQLDSDDPAVSALYETIKLHRRVKEAEKAKADRETFFKYGLDDGEKMGRLVTTDNPVAIELKRLERASLRGSGNDLHIKTRTPAAYEIEMRLDKPVTAEFRQTPLDQAIKNLQTLTGVPMWLDVNALQAEQISEVQPVNFDVGTALAAKNVLLCVLESAGLSYVIENDVVKITTTKKAKGRLYTKVFSVADLVTPVPNFALPDYANFDKMLNKNPLNTGNLMMSGVNMPAGGMAGGLGGGVPAGLKGELATTPGIQGGAPFGPGGTMQTNPLGASSNVVNGSNSKHEQLIKLITSMIRPYTWDGAGGGGKVEFFDLGSALVVNQTADVIVEVSDLLEALRRLQDLAIAVEIRIVSLAESFFERMGVDFSVNIKTNTSSFEPALTSGTFRPQPYINDINNKGTTVGLTPAGSFTPDLDVPIRATSFNRAIPGFGNYPNTPGNNGGISLGLAFLNDIQVYTFLEMAQGDQRSNIMQAPKLTMFNGQTATLTVAETQFFVTNVQVVSVNGQIVFIPQQQQLPSSGQGTLSITVQAVVSADRRFVRLNLPVQLGVQAGAAVPLFPITTFITPVFEGGSQGQPIPFTQFLQQPSFTLLDIQTTVVCPDGGTVLLGGLKRLSESRNEFGPPFLSKIPYLNRLFKNVGVGRETTHLMIMVTPRIIINAEEEIFQTEGGRGLGN; from the coding sequence GAAGCAGCTCCTCAAGGACGGCCGGAAGGCCCTCGCAGACGGGCGCTTCGCGGACGCCCGCGATCTGGCGCAGGCCGCCGAGGCGCACAACCCGGGCGGCAAGTGGGGGCTGTTCGACGACACCCCGGCCGCCCTCCGCAAGGACATCGAGTCGGGCCAGGCCAAGGCCAACAGGGCGCAGTCCGAGCAGCTCGTGAAGCAGGCGAAGGCGACCGCCGCCAAGCCCGCCGCCAACGACGCCGAGCGCGCCTACAACCTGGACCTCGCCATCCAGATGGCGAAGAAGGCCGACCAGCTCCACGGCCCGTACTCGTCGTGGGACCTCGGCGACCGTGCCGACAAGCTGGTGAAGGAGCTCCAGACCGCCCGGGCCAAGTACAAGGTCGCCCCGGCGGGCGGCACCGCCGTCGCCGGCGCGCAGCCCGCGGGGGCGGGGGCCGCGGCCGCCCGGCCCGCCGGGACGGGCGCCCTGCCGCCGGTCACCAGCGCCGCCTACACCCCGGCCGGGGGCGCGGACGCGGGCAAGAAGCAGACCGCGACCAAGCTGCTCGCCGAGGGCCGCGCCCTGGCGGACAAGGGCGACTTCATGGCCGCGAAGGCCAAGTTCGCCGAGGCCGACCGGGTCGGCGCGAGCTTCGACGCGAAGGAGTTCTCGCCGGGCTTCGCGCTGCAAGACCTGAACGCCCGCGGGACCGCCGCGATCGACCAACTGGTCCGCGACGCGCAGGCCGCCAGCGCCCAGAAGGACTTCGCGAAGGCGAACGCGGCGCTGACCAACGCGACCGCCGTCGCGGCCACCCTCGGGCTGTTCCCGAAGCCGATCGTGGAGGCCAAGCAGGCCCTGTGGGTCGCGTCGAACGGGCAGTTCGGCATGGCCGCGCCGGGCGGCACGGTCGCCGCCGGCGGGCCGGAGTATTTGGTGCCCGCCGGCCCGGTCGGCGACACCGCGCCGGCGGTCCCGCCGGGCACCGCGACCGTGTACGGCGGCAAGCCGGCCGCGCCGGGCGGGGCCGCGACCGGGCGGCAACTGCTCGACCAGGCCGCCTACGAGTTCAAGCAGGGCCAGTACGACACCGCGCACCGGCTCGCGGTCCAGGCCCACAACCTGGGCGGGGTGCAGGACGAGGCCCGCGCGCTGCTCAACAGCATCGACAGCGAGAAGCTGGCCGGCAAGAAGCGCGAGGCCGTCGCCACGATGGCGAACGCGAAGGCCGCGTTCGCCAACAAAGAGTACAAGCAGACGTTCAACGTGCTGGTGCTGGTGGACGGCAACCTGCTCACGGCGGACCTGAAGGCCGACCGCGACCGGATGATGACCGCCTGTAAGGCGGAGCTGGACAAGGGCAACAAGCTCGACAGCGGCGTCGCGCTCGCCAGCGGCGTCCAGCCGCCGGACGTGGGGGCGCCCGCGGCCGAGCCGCTCCCCGGCGGGGTGAGCCCGGCCCCGACCAACCCGCCGGGCACCGCCCGCGTCGGGTCCGACAGCGCCGGCTCGGCCGACGCGCTCAAGAAGGTGCAGTTCCAGAAGCTGCGCAGCGACGGGCTGAAGGTCCAGTCGGACGCGCAGGCCGCGTTCGGCCGCGGCGAGACCGACCTCGCCATGCAGATGCTCGTGGACTACTCGAACCGCGTCCGGGCCTCCGGCCTCGACACCTCGAGCGCCGCGCTGCTGCTCCGCCCGGTGGACGCCCGCCTCGACACGTTCCGGCTGCTCAAGAGCCGGACGGACGCCGAGGCCCGTCAGGAGAAGGACAAGCGGGACGCGAAGGAGCGGATCGTCGGCCGCGGGATCGCGGAAGAGGAGCGCAAGAAGGAAGTCGCGCAGCTCGTCCGCCGGTCCAACGAGCTGATGAAGAAGGGCACCCCGGAGGGGTACGAGGGCGCCGAGAAGCTCGCGCTGCAGGCCAAGCAGCTCGACTCGGACGACCCGGCCGTGTCCGCGCTGTACGAGACGATCAAGCTGCACCGCCGGGTGAAGGAGGCGGAGAAGGCGAAGGCCGACCGCGAGACGTTCTTCAAGTACGGGCTGGACGATGGCGAGAAGATGGGCCGGCTGGTCACTACCGACAACCCGGTGGCGATCGAGCTGAAGCGGCTCGAGCGGGCCAGCCTGCGCGGGTCCGGCAACGACCTGCACATCAAGACCCGGACGCCGGCCGCGTACGAGATCGAGATGCGCCTGGACAAGCCGGTGACGGCCGAGTTCCGGCAGACCCCGCTCGACCAGGCGATCAAGAACCTGCAGACGCTCACCGGCGTGCCGATGTGGCTCGACGTGAACGCGCTCCAGGCCGAGCAGATCAGCGAGGTGCAGCCCGTCAACTTCGACGTGGGCACCGCGCTCGCGGCCAAGAACGTGCTGCTGTGCGTCCTGGAGTCGGCCGGGCTGAGCTACGTCATCGAGAACGACGTGGTGAAGATCACCACGACGAAGAAGGCCAAGGGCCGGCTCTACACGAAGGTGTTCTCGGTGGCCGACCTGGTCACCCCGGTGCCGAACTTCGCGCTGCCCGACTACGCGAACTTCGACAAGATGCTGAACAAGAACCCGCTGAACACCGGCAACCTGATGATGTCGGGCGTGAACATGCCGGCGGGCGGCATGGCCGGCGGGCTCGGCGGCGGGGTCCCGGCGGGCCTGAAGGGCGAACTGGCGACCACCCCGGGCATCCAGGGCGGGGCGCCGTTCGGTCCGGGCGGCACGATGCAGACGAACCCGCTGGGCGCGTCCTCGAACGTGGTCAACGGGTCCAACAGCAAGCACGAGCAGCTCATCAAGCTCATCACGAGCATGATTCGCCCGTACACGTGGGACGGGGCCGGCGGCGGCGGCAAGGTCGAGTTCTTCGACCTCGGCAGCGCGCTGGTGGTGAACCAGACGGCCGACGTGATCGTCGAAGTGTCGGACCTGCTCGAGGCGCTCCGCCGGCTGCAGGACCTGGCGATCGCGGTCGAGATCCGGATCGTGTCGCTGGCCGAGTCGTTCTTCGAGCGGATGGGCGTCGACTTCTCGGTGAACATCAAGACCAACACGAGCAGCTTCGAGCCCGCGCTGACCAGCGGCACGTTCCGCCCGCAGCCGTACATCAACGACATCAACAACAAGGGCACGACCGTCGGCCTGACGCCGGCCGGGTCGTTCACCCCGGACCTGGACGTGCCGATCCGGGCCACCAGCTTCAACCGCGCGATCCCCGGGTTCGGGAACTACCCGAACACGCCGGGCAACAACGGCGGCATCTCGCTCGGCCTCGCGTTCCTCAACGACATCCAGGTGTACACGTTCCTGGAAATGGCGCAGGGGGACCAGCGGTCGAACATCATGCAGGCCCCGAAGCTGACCATGTTCAACGGCCAGACCGCGACCCTGACGGTGGCCGAGACGCAGTTCTTCGTGACCAACGTGCAGGTGGTCTCGGTGAACGGCCAGATCGTGTTCATCCCGCAGCAGCAGCAGCTCCCGTCGAGCGGGCAGGGCACGCTGAGCATCACGGTGCAGGCGGTGGTGTCGGCGGACCGCCGGTTCGTGCGGCTCAACCTGCCGGTGCAGTTGGGCGTGCAGGCCGGGGCCGCGGTGCCGCTGTTCCCGATCACCACGTTCATCACGCCGGTGTTCGAGGGCGGCAGCCAGGGCCAGCCGATCCCGTTCACCCAGTTCCTGCAACAGCCGTCGTTCACGCTGCTCGACATCCAGACCACCGTGGTGTGCCCGGACGGCGGCACGGTGCTCCTGGGCGGGCTGAAGCGGCTGAGCGAGAGCCGGAACGAGTTCGGGCCGCCGTTCCTGTCGAAGATCCCGTACCTGAACCGGCTGTTCAAGAACGTCGGCGTGGGCCGCGAGACCACGCACCTGATGATCATGGTGACCCCGCGCATCATCATCAACGCGGAAGAAGAGATCTTCCAGACCGAGGGCGGTCGCGGCCTGGGCAACTGA
- a CDS encoding type II toxin-antitoxin system HigB family toxin, with the protein MIALKRLRDFWESHPDAETSLRVWYAATEAADWSNFSDVRATFGNASIVGSCVVFNSGGNKYRLVTRIRYQTRTVFVLRVMTHAEYDDQEKWQADCGCHKPAPPKGPRPVKKSPKKKGS; encoded by the coding sequence GTGATCGCTCTCAAACGTCTGCGAGACTTCTGGGAGAGTCACCCCGACGCCGAAACCTCGTTGCGGGTGTGGTACGCGGCGACCGAAGCGGCGGACTGGTCGAACTTCTCCGACGTGCGAGCCACGTTCGGGAACGCGAGCATCGTCGGTAGCTGCGTGGTGTTCAACAGCGGGGGCAACAAGTACCGACTCGTCACTCGCATCAGGTATCAGACCCGCACGGTGTTCGTGCTGCGGGTCATGACGCACGCCGAGTACGATGATCAGGAAAAGTGGCAGGCGGACTGCGGGTGTCACAAGCCGGCACCGCCGAAGGGGCCGCGTCCGGTCAAGAAATCGCCCAAGAAAAAGGGGAGCTAA
- a CDS encoding helix-turn-helix domain-containing protein, giving the protein MPAANQKSMPDSYFGLVRQFPLLCPTSDSELDAALMVIDDLLTQELDEGGEAYLSALTALVHAYEREHHAIPGATPAEVLRELVSANDLTATELAKRAGIALSTVSALMSGKRRPTPEQMASLAGIFKVHPGVFLPTSTLPRQPQ; this is encoded by the coding sequence ATGCCCGCGGCAAACCAAAAGTCGATGCCCGATTCGTACTTTGGGCTCGTTCGGCAGTTCCCTTTGCTCTGCCCCACGAGCGACAGCGAACTCGATGCCGCGTTAATGGTCATCGACGATCTTCTTACCCAAGAACTCGACGAGGGCGGCGAGGCGTATCTGAGTGCGCTAACGGCGCTAGTCCACGCCTACGAGCGTGAGCACCACGCGATTCCGGGGGCGACTCCTGCCGAAGTGCTGCGCGAGCTGGTGTCGGCCAACGACTTAACTGCGACCGAACTCGCCAAACGCGCCGGTATTGCCCTTTCGACGGTGTCGGCGTTGATGTCTGGCAAGCGCCGCCCGACGCCAGAACAAATGGCTTCGCTGGCCGGTATTTTCAAGGTGCATCCGGGTGTATTTCTCCCGACCAGCACTCTGCCTCGCCAGCCACAGTAA
- a CDS encoding OB-fold protein has protein sequence MAVLTAAIGCGKKASPTTGGSVQNAPAGEVPAPREVVAEPKQILKSPDNSPPIPVDTLKLINEYKDREIAADAKYRGKLVETKVDVRKTGRTESGEPYIGSVYGSDRPDPPIIYHVFPKDREAEVAALKLGEVVTIVGTCAGRVNDGKSRMVRGLEFHIRVDDCKVTK, from the coding sequence GTGGCGGTTTTGACCGCGGCGATTGGTTGCGGGAAGAAGGCGAGCCCGACAACGGGCGGATCGGTGCAGAACGCGCCGGCGGGCGAGGTGCCGGCGCCGCGAGAGGTCGTTGCCGAACCCAAGCAGATTCTCAAGAGCCCCGACAACTCGCCACCGATTCCGGTGGACACTCTGAAACTTATCAACGAGTACAAGGACCGAGAGATTGCCGCAGACGCGAAGTACCGCGGCAAACTCGTCGAAACCAAAGTCGATGTGCGCAAAACGGGCCGCACCGAGTCTGGCGAGCCGTACATCGGTTCCGTGTACGGGTCCGATCGGCCGGACCCGCCGATCATCTACCACGTGTTCCCGAAAGACCGAGAGGCTGAAGTCGCGGCGCTCAAGCTCGGCGAAGTGGTCACCATCGTCGGCACTTGTGCCGGTCGTGTCAACGACGGGAAGTCCCGAATGGTTCGGGGGCTCGAATTTCACATCCGGGTCGACGACTGCAAAGTCACCAAGTAA
- a CDS encoding vWA domain-containing protein, whose protein sequence is MPAPKMLSGLPKPVLFGLYGAVGGLLGALLFGELIMLALGPKIATAALPPPPEPRLAVSAPTAVQIYQGGTNKVLVQIARDAFEGDVAVRIDGLPPGVSASAPDVTIPANRTDGEIELAAAFGGAVGAGPQNLKVVATAKAGEKTVTAESAPFPITTLASPMPQADIVFVLDVTGSMQNQIDGLKNGIGTFSRDLERAKVDARFGCVAFRDLTMPERDPVTYPSLQVLKFQGDAFTADAAKFAAAVGRQRAAGGGDDPESSLEAIIEASKFDFRKGAVRTLILITDAAPKSVQGLGASLRSASDALAAHKVDLLHLVINSPGHDEYVELQRSALGVPGEKGGGRGKVFNLDRTASDATAFTTVLLPEMTKAVIAAAEAKPTSRPDLPKQEVAPPELKTIKAVQSNQTYDAASTGQLVLAVSVWTGAIAALVCLFLLGGQQHYLRGTLPSAGGAVAGLAGGAAVGLVGGAAGQGLFLLAPDNPILGVIFRVLGWTILGALAGAGLSLFVPNLKPKYGLAGGAAGGAAGAIGYIVVASAASAVLGRLAGGLALGLCIGLMVAVVEAAFRSAWLEVRYGPRETVTVNLGAEPVKIGGDARACTVWARGAAAVALRYFIRDGRVICTDVPAREEAEVTNGDTREVGNVTVVVRTGSGARPPAPPAPRPAAPPIPKAKPAPKPLDLDEDDGLPLPMPASPPPAAPRAATPFAPPPVPPRPSAPPLAGRPPAPQSPTARPPVAPVPTPPAAPAPKPPTRDPDACPVCGRKNPGRPGSRYCMVCDQTY, encoded by the coding sequence ATGCCCGCGCCGAAGATGCTGTCCGGGTTGCCCAAGCCGGTACTGTTCGGGTTGTACGGAGCTGTCGGCGGGTTGCTGGGGGCGCTGCTGTTCGGCGAACTCATCATGCTGGCGCTCGGCCCCAAAATCGCCACCGCCGCCCTACCGCCGCCGCCCGAACCGCGGCTCGCGGTGAGCGCGCCGACCGCCGTTCAGATTTACCAGGGTGGTACGAACAAGGTGCTGGTGCAGATCGCCCGCGACGCGTTCGAGGGCGATGTCGCCGTTCGCATCGACGGACTGCCCCCCGGGGTGAGTGCGTCCGCCCCGGACGTCACCATACCCGCGAATCGGACTGACGGCGAAATCGAACTCGCCGCCGCGTTCGGAGGTGCAGTCGGTGCCGGGCCGCAAAACTTGAAGGTGGTCGCGACCGCAAAGGCCGGCGAGAAAACGGTCACAGCGGAGTCGGCGCCGTTCCCGATCACGACGCTGGCCTCCCCGATGCCACAAGCCGACATCGTGTTCGTGCTGGACGTGACCGGCAGCATGCAGAACCAGATCGACGGGCTCAAGAACGGGATCGGCACGTTCTCGCGCGACCTCGAACGCGCCAAAGTGGACGCCCGGTTCGGTTGCGTGGCTTTCCGCGACTTGACGATGCCCGAGCGCGACCCGGTCACGTATCCGTCGCTCCAGGTGCTCAAGTTCCAGGGCGACGCCTTCACCGCGGACGCGGCCAAGTTCGCCGCCGCGGTGGGGCGGCAGCGTGCGGCGGGCGGCGGCGACGATCCCGAGAGCAGCCTGGAGGCGATTATTGAGGCGAGCAAGTTCGACTTCCGCAAGGGGGCGGTGCGGACACTCATCCTCATCACCGACGCCGCGCCCAAGAGCGTGCAGGGGTTGGGAGCGAGCCTCCGGTCCGCGTCCGACGCGCTGGCCGCTCACAAAGTCGATCTGCTGCACTTGGTTATCAACTCTCCCGGGCACGATGAGTACGTGGAACTCCAGCGATCGGCCCTCGGGGTGCCCGGCGAGAAGGGCGGCGGGCGCGGAAAGGTGTTCAACCTCGACCGCACCGCCAGCGACGCCACGGCCTTCACGACCGTGCTGCTGCCCGAGATGACCAAGGCGGTTATCGCGGCGGCCGAGGCGAAGCCCACGAGTCGGCCGGACCTGCCCAAGCAAGAGGTCGCGCCGCCCGAGCTGAAGACCATCAAGGCGGTACAATCGAACCAAACCTACGACGCCGCTTCGACCGGGCAACTCGTTTTGGCGGTGAGCGTGTGGACCGGGGCGATTGCGGCCCTCGTTTGCCTCTTCCTCCTGGGCGGACAGCAGCACTACCTGCGCGGCACGCTGCCATCGGCCGGGGGAGCGGTCGCGGGGCTCGCGGGCGGCGCGGCGGTGGGGCTCGTCGGCGGCGCCGCGGGCCAGGGGTTGTTCTTGCTCGCTCCCGACAACCCCATACTCGGCGTCATCTTTCGTGTGTTGGGCTGGACCATCCTGGGCGCACTGGCGGGCGCCGGGCTGTCGCTCTTCGTTCCCAACTTGAAACCCAAATACGGGTTGGCGGGCGGTGCGGCGGGCGGTGCGGCCGGGGCGATCGGGTACATCGTGGTCGCGTCGGCGGCGAGCGCGGTTCTGGGCCGGCTCGCGGGCGGGTTGGCGCTGGGGCTTTGCATCGGGCTGATGGTCGCGGTGGTCGAAGCGGCCTTCCGCAGCGCATGGCTCGAAGTTCGGTACGGCCCGCGCGAGACGGTGACGGTGAACCTCGGTGCGGAACCGGTCAAGATCGGCGGCGACGCGCGGGCCTGCACCGTGTGGGCGCGCGGGGCCGCGGCCGTCGCACTGCGGTACTTCATTCGGGACGGCCGGGTGATCTGCACCGACGTTCCCGCGCGCGAAGAGGCGGAGGTCACGAACGGCGACACCCGCGAAGTCGGAAACGTGACCGTGGTTGTGCGCACGGGGAGCGGCGCCCGGCCGCCCGCGCCCCCGGCACCGCGCCCCGCCGCGCCGCCGATTCCGAAGGCGAAGCCGGCTCCGAAGCCGTTGGATCTCGACGAGGACGACGGGCTTCCGCTCCCAATGCCGGCTTCGCCTCCGCCCGCCGCCCCGCGTGCTGCGACCCCGTTCGCGCCTCCGCCGGTGCCGCCGCGCCCGTCGGCTCCACCGCTGGCGGGGCGTCCGCCGGCCCCGCAGTCGCCGACGGCCCGCCCCCCGGTCGCGCCCGTACCGACGCCACCGGCCGCGCCGGCGCCCAAGCCGCCCACGCGCGACCCGGACGCCTGTCCGGTCTGCGGGCGCAAGAACCCGGGGCGGCCCGGGTCGCGGTACTGCATGGTCTGCGATCAGACTTACTGA
- a CDS encoding peptide chain release factor family protein, giving the protein MSHPTPSTNGLPRATWAHLTEDQLLRQCEVDTYRASGPGGQKRNKTSSAVRLRHAPTGLIVIAEESRSQHENKAKALKRLWHALFLELRDPLPPEPTPEQIAALPDYTDARSADGRLNLSAKNPRFWLAVGVALDVFAAVEARAADAATLLGVSTGNLIDFLQTDPKVWQEANRLRTAHGHKALR; this is encoded by the coding sequence GTGTCACACCCGACGCCTTCAACCAACGGACTGCCGCGAGCGACGTGGGCGCACCTCACCGAGGACCAACTTCTGCGGCAGTGCGAGGTGGACACCTACCGGGCGAGTGGTCCGGGCGGCCAGAAGCGCAACAAAACCAGCTCCGCGGTGCGGTTGCGGCACGCCCCGACCGGTCTCATTGTGATCGCCGAGGAGAGCCGGTCGCAGCACGAGAACAAAGCCAAAGCCCTGAAGCGGCTGTGGCACGCGCTGTTTCTGGAGCTGCGCGACCCCCTGCCACCCGAACCCACGCCCGAACAGATCGCGGCCCTCCCCGACTACACTGACGCACGCAGCGCAGACGGCCGCCTCAACCTGAGTGCAAAGAACCCGCGGTTTTGGTTGGCGGTCGGGGTGGCGCTGGATGTGTTCGCGGCGGTCGAGGCCCGCGCCGCGGACGCCGCGACTCTGCTCGGCGTTTCGACCGGTAACCTGATCGACTTCCTGCAAACCGACCCGAAAGTGTGGCAGGAGGCGAACCGGCTTCGTACCGCTCACGGACACAAAGCCCTGCGGTGA
- a CDS encoding dual specificity protein phosphatase family protein, giving the protein MPPGFSWIDQPRLAALARPRSADDLLWLRRHGIDVLVSLTENPLPRNWLNDAGLLAVSVPVPDMEPPSQRQFDHVLATLKRAHDSQMGVAIHCAAGLGRTGTVLAAYFVSTGLSARDALRKVRELRPGSVETLDQERAIEQYAKKFAVPDSDVSAAE; this is encoded by the coding sequence ATGCCGCCGGGCTTTTCCTGGATCGACCAACCGCGACTCGCGGCGCTGGCCCGCCCGCGGTCGGCGGACGATTTGCTCTGGCTGCGCCGCCACGGGATCGACGTACTGGTGTCGCTCACGGAGAACCCACTGCCGCGGAACTGGCTCAACGACGCCGGACTTCTGGCGGTGTCGGTGCCGGTTCCCGACATGGAGCCTCCGAGCCAGCGCCAGTTCGACCACGTTCTGGCTACCTTAAAGCGGGCGCACGACTCGCAAATGGGGGTGGCGATTCACTGCGCCGCCGGGCTCGGGCGCACCGGGACCGTCCTGGCCGCGTACTTCGTGAGCACCGGGTTGAGCGCACGCGACGCGCTGCGCAAAGTGCGGGAGCTGCGCCCCGGGTCGGTGGAAACACTCGACCAGGAGCGCGCGATCGAGCAGTACGCCAAGAAATTTGCCGTGCCCGACTCGGACGTGTCCGCCGCTGAGTAG
- a CDS encoding alkaline phosphatase family protein, producing MNPFSAFGSLVGLFAVVSSIGWLVAPKPVDHAAPAAPPTRPVKFAVLVVFDQMRGDFLERWRPLFGPNGFARLQRDGAWFTRCHYPYGVTVTGPGHASILTGTCGDTHGIVNNEWLESGQEVYCAGSERYDLVPPAPKFPADPTEKPKNPPAKPKPKAVGTPERLLSETVADVLKQAHGPKAKVFGLSLKDRSAILPTGKRPDGAFWFYGTFGTSTYYGDRVPKWVADFNASKVADRWFGHPWERSRPTLDYVRWSGPDDVRGEGGGVGQGGAFPHPTTGGRPVLGAKYYEALANSPYGNDLLLEFAKSCISAEGLGTDDTPDLLVVSFSSNDLIGHTWGPDSQEVLDVTLRSDALMADFLEFLDEKVGKGQYLMGITADHGVCPLPERTGAPRVSTTELTKLVNAHLSKKYPALISATDKDARWVESIQFPWLHLSERVVKASGRPKSEVVAETAKALRGHKHVLRTLTAEELSGTVPESDVIATRMKRSFYPSRCGDLAIVLVPYALPGSTPTGTTHGSPFNYDTHAPLLVYGPGIRGGARTEPTTPQAMASIFAKWLNVRRPKDAQFPVPETLE from the coding sequence ATGAACCCATTCTCCGCGTTCGGCTCGTTGGTCGGACTGTTTGCCGTCGTTAGCAGTATCGGGTGGCTCGTCGCGCCGAAACCGGTCGACCACGCCGCCCCGGCCGCGCCGCCGACACGACCGGTGAAATTTGCGGTGCTGGTCGTGTTCGACCAGATGCGGGGGGACTTTCTCGAACGCTGGCGGCCGCTGTTCGGCCCCAACGGGTTCGCCCGGCTCCAGCGCGACGGGGCGTGGTTCACCCGCTGCCATTATCCGTATGGGGTCACGGTGACCGGCCCCGGTCACGCCTCGATACTGACCGGGACGTGCGGCGACACCCACGGCATCGTTAACAACGAGTGGCTGGAGTCGGGCCAGGAGGTGTACTGTGCCGGGAGCGAGCGGTACGATCTCGTGCCCCCGGCGCCGAAGTTCCCGGCCGATCCGACCGAGAAACCGAAGAACCCGCCCGCCAAACCCAAGCCGAAGGCGGTCGGCACGCCCGAGCGCTTGCTGAGCGAAACGGTCGCGGACGTGCTGAAACAGGCGCACGGGCCGAAGGCGAAAGTGTTCGGGCTGTCGCTCAAGGACCGGTCGGCGATTCTCCCGACCGGCAAACGGCCGGACGGCGCGTTCTGGTTCTACGGCACGTTCGGCACCTCGACCTACTACGGCGACCGTGTGCCCAAGTGGGTTGCGGATTTCAACGCCTCGAAGGTCGCCGACCGGTGGTTCGGGCACCCATGGGAGCGGTCCCGTCCGACCCTGGATTACGTGCGCTGGAGCGGCCCGGACGACGTTCGCGGTGAGGGCGGCGGGGTCGGGCAAGGGGGCGCGTTCCCGCACCCGACGACCGGCGGCCGGCCGGTGCTCGGGGCGAAGTACTATGAAGCGCTTGCCAACTCGCCCTACGGCAACGATCTGTTGCTGGAGTTCGCGAAGTCCTGCATCAGCGCCGAGGGGCTCGGCACCGACGACACCCCTGACCTGCTCGTGGTGAGCTTTTCGTCGAACGACCTGATCGGGCACACCTGGGGGCCGGACTCGCAGGAGGTGCTCGACGTTACACTCCGCTCGGACGCGCTCATGGCGGACTTCCTCGAATTCCTGGATGAGAAAGTCGGGAAGGGGCAGTACCTGATGGGGATCACGGCGGACCACGGCGTTTGCCCACTCCCGGAGCGGACCGGCGCCCCCCGGGTGAGTACCACGGAGCTTACAAAACTGGTCAACGCGCACCTGTCGAAAAAGTACCCTGCGCTGATCTCGGCGACCGACAAGGACGCGCGGTGGGTGGAGTCGATCCAGTTCCCGTGGCTCCACCTGAGCGAGCGGGTCGTCAAGGCGAGCGGGCGCCCGAAGTCCGAAGTCGTTGCCGAAACCGCCAAGGCGCTCCGCGGGCACAAGCACGTGCTGCGCACCCTGACCGCCGAAGAACTGTCGGGTACGGTCCCGGAGTCGGACGTGATCGCGACCCGCATGAAGCGGTCGTTTTATCCATCGCGCTGTGGTGATTTGGCGATTGTCCTGGTGCCGTACGCGCTACCCGGGAGTACCCCGACAGGCACAACGCACGGTTCGCCGTTCAACTACGACACGCATGCGCCTCTGCTGGTGTACGGTCCGGGGATTCGCGGCGGGGCTCGCACGGAACCGACCACGCCGCAAGCGATGGCGAGCATTTTTGCGAAGTGGTTGAACGTGCGTCGGCCGAAAGATGCGCAGTTCCCGGTGCCGGAAACGTTGGAATAG